In Chitinophagales bacterium, a single genomic region encodes these proteins:
- a CDS encoding DUF502 domain-containing protein codes for MNKHKLRNFLATTFLGGVVVILPLAIFGLLANWIIGIIGGFLDPVVSLFPESWNVTLVKLIAFAIITVLCFLIGLSVRTQIGTAIFSLFEENTIGRLPFYSVIKETVQQFIGKEKTPFSRVVLVEPFTKGAKMIGFVTDENEEEGTYTVFAPTAPNPTNGYVFILTKEQIEFLDVKSEQAMKSIVSLGAGTAGMAKVGKATS; via the coding sequence ATGAATAAACATAAACTTAGAAATTTTTTGGCTACTACTTTTTTGGGTGGAGTAGTGGTTATTTTGCCCCTTGCCATTTTTGGTTTATTAGCCAATTGGATAATAGGAATAATAGGTGGTTTTTTAGATCCCGTAGTTAGTTTATTTCCCGAAAGCTGGAATGTAACCTTGGTAAAACTCATTGCTTTTGCCATTATAACCGTACTTTGTTTTTTAATAGGTTTATCGGTTCGCACACAAATAGGCACAGCCATTTTTAGTTTATTTGAAGAAAATACCATAGGTCGATTGCCTTTTTATTCTGTTATTAAAGAAACCGTACAGCAATTTATAGGTAAGGAAAAAACACCTTTTTCTCGGGTAGTTTTAGTAGAGCCTTTTACCAAAGGAGCAAAAATGATAGGTTTTGTAACAGACGAAAACGAGGAAGAAGGTACATACACCGTTTTTGCCCCTACAGCCCCCAACCCAACTAATGGCTATGTATTTATACTAACTAAAGAGCAAATAGAATTTTTAGATGTAAAATCTGAGCAAGCTATGAAAAGCATAGTAAGCTTAGGAGCGGGAACGGCAGGTATGGCTAAAGTGGGAAAAGCTACGTCATAG
- a CDS encoding SDR family NAD(P)-dependent oxidoreductase, with protein MNYYFITGTSSGIGKALVERLITYVNNKVIGLSRTNTIHEDQFEHHIIDLSKTEETANFKFPTLETADKICLINNAGTLGDIEYVGNLTSQNIIDAMQVNFTAVAILTNNFIKTYKESNAEKIIFNISSGAANSVYDGWSNYCSAKAALNMYTQVVAKEQQNCKNPVKIYAIAPGVVDTVMQSEIRKTDKNKFHNKDKFVELKEKGQLYKAYDVANTLVAYLNDTDEIPSLISRIRL; from the coding sequence ATGAATTATTATTTTATTACGGGCACAAGTAGTGGTATTGGAAAAGCATTAGTTGAAAGATTAATAACTTATGTTAATAACAAAGTGATAGGTTTAAGCCGAACCAATACCATACATGAAGACCAATTTGAACATCATATAATAGATTTATCTAAAACAGAAGAAACCGCTAACTTTAAATTTCCTACTCTTGAAACTGCCGATAAAATATGCCTAATCAACAATGCCGGCACTTTAGGAGATATAGAATATGTAGGAAATCTTACTTCGCAAAATATTATAGATGCTATGCAAGTTAATTTTACTGCTGTTGCTATTTTGACAAACAATTTCATAAAAACATACAAAGAAAGTAATGCAGAAAAAATAATTTTTAACATTTCATCGGGTGCAGCTAATAGTGTTTATGATGGTTGGAGCAACTACTGTAGTGCCAAGGCTGCATTAAATATGTACACGCAAGTGGTGGCTAAAGAACAACAAAACTGCAAAAATCCTGTAAAAATATATGCTATAGCTCCCGGAGTGGTAGATACCGTGATGCAAAGCGAAATTAGAAAAACGGATAAAAATAAGTTTCATAATAAAGATAAGTTTGTAGAGCTAAAAGAAAAAGGGCAGCTATATAAAGCTTACGATGTGGCTAATACTTTGGTAGCATATTTGAATGACACAGATGAAATACCTTCTTTAATTTCAAGAATTAGACTGTAA
- a CDS encoding four helix bundle protein, with amino-acid sequence MKENVLKNKSYAFAIRIVKLYQILKEEQKEFVLSKQLLRAGTSIGALYREAEFAESKADFIHKLSIAQKECNETMYWLELLKETKYLSEKEFKSIHTDAIEIIKLLTSILKTSKKLTIKN; translated from the coding sequence ATGAAAGAGAATGTTCTTAAAAATAAAAGTTATGCGTTTGCAATTAGAATTGTAAAACTATATCAAATTCTTAAAGAAGAACAAAAAGAATTTGTTTTGAGCAAGCAGTTATTAAGGGCAGGAACAAGTATAGGGGCATTATATAGAGAAGCCGAATTTGCAGAAAGTAAAGCTGATTTTATTCATAAGTTGTCTATAGCACAAAAAGAATGCAATGAAACAATGTATTGGTTAGAGTTATTAAAAGAAACAAAATATTTAAGTGAAAAAGAATTTAAAAGTATTCATACTGATGCTATAGAAATAATAAAACTGCTTACAAGCATTTTAAAAACGAGTAAGAAATTAACCATTAAAAATTAA
- a CDS encoding BrxA/BrxB family bacilliredoxin yields the protein MYPPEMTAPMAAELTEAGYKSLSTAAEVDEILGKKEGTTFVVVNSVCGCAAGGARPAAIEATNNEKLPDNLVTVFAGVDGEAVAKAREYFQPYPPSSPCMAMFKDGQLVHFIERHQIEGNNAEAISHHLKQVFDHFC from the coding sequence ATGTACCCACCAGAAATGACTGCCCCAATGGCAGCAGAATTAACAGAAGCAGGCTATAAAAGTTTAAGTACTGCGGCAGAAGTAGATGAAATATTAGGCAAAAAAGAAGGAACTACATTTGTGGTAGTAAACTCGGTGTGTGGCTGTGCCGCTGGCGGAGCTCGTCCGGCTGCTATAGAAGCCACTAACAATGAAAAACTGCCCGATAATTTAGTAACTGTTTTTGCCGGAGTAGATGGCGAAGCGGTAGCTAAAGCAAGAGAATATTTTCAGCCTTATCCACCTTCATCGCCTTGCATGGCTATGTTTAAAGATGGGCAATTAGTTCATTTTATAGAACGCCACCAAATAGAAGGCAATAATGCAGAAGCTATTTCGCACCATTTAAAACAAGTTTTTGACCATTTCTGCTAA
- a CDS encoding SUF system Fe-S cluster assembly protein, with product MSEALRDKEELKQAIIEALKTVYDPEIPVDIYELGLIYEINIDDKRNAEVVMTLTSPSCPVAGSLPQEVEDKVAGVQGVTEACVELVFDPPWNQDMMSEEAMLELGFL from the coding sequence ATGAGTGAAGCATTACGAGATAAAGAAGAATTGAAGCAAGCCATTATAGAGGCTTTAAAAACAGTTTATGACCCTGAAATACCTGTAGATATATACGAGTTGGGTTTGATATATGAAATAAATATAGATGATAAGAGGAATGCAGAAGTTGTAATGACCTTAACATCGCCATCGTGTCCTGTGGCAGGTTCTTTACCACAAGAAGTAGAAGACAAGGTAGCAGGCGTGCAAGGGGTAACAGAAGCTTGTGTAGAGTTGGTATTTGACCCACCGTGGAATCAAGACATGATGAGTGAAGAAGCAATGCTGGAACTTGGGTTTCTTTAA
- a CDS encoding ABC transporter permease, translated as MVWLKISIESIILAIKELLSNKFRAFLSLLGISIAILCLISVFAAVDSLEKNLRSSVDSLGSNIIYINKWPWLMVEDYPWWKFVQRPEVSREDYFALNGNVKTAEALALWRWVQMATVQYKDNQLEEISIFGVTKDYIKVRDMSFSAGRYFSDLEFNSTQNGVLIGHEIAEFFFDTPQKAIGKKIKYAGIELKVVGVMAKEGQDVLGINANFGLDNTMYITDKFADSNLNPPFESGPSILAKAKPGVSLEELEAELVGRMRIARKLSPKQDDNFSLNKISLITGVFDQVFSFIYVAGFVIGIFSLIVGAFGVANIMFVSVRERTNIIGIKKALGAKKIYILLEFIIEAIILCLVGGLLGLFAVFSLFFIINIAMQGSELNFQISLFNLGLGLFISISVGLLAGIIPAVMAANMKPVDAIRS; from the coding sequence TTGGTTTGGCTTAAAATATCAATAGAAAGCATAATTCTTGCCATTAAAGAATTGCTTAGCAATAAATTTAGAGCTTTTCTTTCTTTGTTGGGTATTTCTATAGCTATACTTTGCTTAATTTCTGTTTTTGCGGCAGTAGATTCTTTAGAAAAAAACCTACGCAGTAGCGTTGACAGCTTAGGAAGCAACATTATTTATATAAATAAATGGCCCTGGCTAATGGTAGAAGATTATCCTTGGTGGAAATTTGTGCAACGCCCGGAAGTTTCAAGAGAAGATTATTTTGCTTTAAATGGAAATGTAAAAACAGCCGAAGCACTTGCATTATGGCGATGGGTGCAAATGGCAACAGTACAATACAAAGATAACCAGCTTGAAGAAATAAGCATTTTTGGTGTTACTAAAGATTATATTAAAGTTCGCGATATGAGTTTTTCGGCAGGAAGATATTTTAGCGACTTGGAATTTAACTCCACTCAAAATGGCGTGCTAATAGGACACGAAATTGCAGAGTTCTTTTTTGACACACCTCAAAAAGCCATAGGCAAAAAGATAAAATATGCCGGCATAGAACTAAAAGTTGTAGGCGTAATGGCTAAGGAAGGTCAAGATGTGCTGGGTATTAATGCCAATTTTGGATTGGATAATACTATGTATATTACCGATAAATTTGCCGATAGCAATTTAAACCCTCCTTTTGAGTCGGGGCCATCTATTTTAGCCAAAGCAAAACCCGGTGTTTCGCTTGAAGAATTAGAAGCAGAGCTTGTAGGACGGATGCGTATAGCACGTAAACTTTCTCCTAAGCAAGATGATAATTTCTCTTTAAACAAAATTAGCCTTATAACGGGCGTTTTTGACCAAGTTTTTAGTTTTATTTATGTTGCAGGATTTGTTATTGGCATTTTTTCGCTAATTGTGGGAGCTTTTGGTGTAGCCAATATTATGTTTGTAAGTGTAAGGGAAAGAACTAACATTATTGGAATAAAAAAAGCTTTGGGAGCAAAAAAAATCTACATTCTTTTAGAGTTTATTATTGAAGCTATAATTTTATGTTTAGTCGGTGGATTGTTGGGTTTATTTGCTGTTTTCTCTTTATTTTTCATTATAAATATAGCCATGCAAGGTAGCGAATTAAACTTTCAAATATCGCTGTTCAATTTAGGTTTAGGTTTATTTATATCTATAAGTGTAGGTTTGCTGGCAGGTATTATTCCCGCAGTAATGGCTGCCAATATGAAACCCGTAGATGCTATTAGAAGCTAA
- a CDS encoding 2Fe-2S iron-sulfur cluster binding domain-containing protein, protein MSIFHTLKVKTIQRQTSDAVAVSFEVAEDLKKSFEYTPGQYITFRVNVKGETYNRSYSLCSAPVLNEDLTVAVKQVLGGKVSTFINKELKEGDILEGMEPLGNFKAEIEKNDNTHFILFGGGSGITPLFSILKTALHKAEKTTVTLFYANYNTETVIFRNEIAAFQKQFEGRFKVIHIFDKPKKVGGFLGFGKKTDEQLPFVEGMLTKDKCLELLRTETNSNYVNAQFYMCGPGGFMDSVSAALNVLQIPKEKVHREYFTEKSEKDKEAAVVGNADDNFEGVSKVHITYDGKTTVIDVDTKDKILDRALDEDIDPPFACMVGACTTCRAKVIEGSIKMDDSDALTDKEIAAGYVLTCQSHPKSAVVKVSYDE, encoded by the coding sequence ATGTCAATATTCCACACGCTGAAAGTAAAAACTATTCAGAGGCAAACAAGTGATGCCGTAGCTGTTAGTTTTGAAGTAGCAGAAGATTTAAAAAAATCGTTTGAATACACACCTGGGCAGTACATTACTTTTAGAGTTAATGTAAAAGGCGAAACCTACAATCGTTCATATTCTTTGTGTTCTGCTCCTGTTTTAAATGAAGATTTAACCGTAGCCGTAAAACAAGTTTTAGGCGGCAAAGTATCTACTTTTATTAATAAAGAACTTAAAGAAGGCGATATTCTTGAAGGCATGGAACCTTTAGGAAACTTTAAAGCCGAAATAGAAAAAAACGACAATACTCATTTCATTTTGTTTGGTGGCGGTAGTGGTATTACGCCTTTGTTTTCTATTTTAAAAACAGCATTGCACAAAGCAGAAAAAACAACCGTTACACTTTTTTATGCCAACTATAATACCGAAACTGTAATATTTAGAAATGAAATTGCAGCGTTTCAAAAACAGTTTGAAGGTCGTTTTAAGGTTATTCATATTTTTGACAAACCCAAAAAAGTAGGCGGATTTTTAGGCTTTGGGAAAAAAACAGATGAGCAATTGCCTTTTGTAGAAGGCATGCTTACAAAAGATAAATGCCTTGAATTGCTGCGAACAGAAACCAATTCAAACTATGTAAATGCACAGTTTTATATGTGTGGTCCGGGTGGATTTATGGATAGCGTTAGTGCCGCTTTAAATGTACTTCAAATACCAAAAGAAAAGGTACATAGAGAGTATTTTACCGAAAAAAGCGAAAAAGACAAAGAAGCTGCTGTAGTAGGCAATGCAGATGATAATTTTGAAGGCGTTAGCAAAGTACACATTACCTACGATGGAAAAACTACCGTAATAGATGTAGATACCAAAGATAAAATATTAGACAGAGCATTAGATGAAGATATAGACCCACCTTTTGCGTGTATGGTAGGAGCTTGCACCACATGCCGGGCCAAAGTAATAGAAGGCAGTATAAAAATGGACGATAGCGATGCTTTAACCGACAAAGAAATAGCCGCAGGCTATGTGCTAACTTGCCAGTCGCATCCTAAAAGTGCCGTAGTAAAGGTAAGCTACGATGAATAA